In Ostrea edulis chromosome 4, xbOstEdul1.1, whole genome shotgun sequence, a single window of DNA contains:
- the LOC125671125 gene encoding adenine DNA glycosylase-like, translating into MRIVTFWRHSAFTREHYTTGMVKRKLKEIVTGDGSDNGLLKPTIHDFKDEEKKEFQKSLVAWFRENQRDLPWRKQLSIPDVDQRAYAVWVSEIMLQQTQVATVIDYYKRWMKKWPTLQDLAKASLEEVNEMWAGLGYYSRGRRLLEGAQKVVKEFGGKMPKTAETLLKHLPGVGRYTAGAIASIAYGQATGIVDGNVIRVLCRMRIIGAYSTSQPVQNKLWSLADEIVDSDQPGDFNQGMMELGATVCTPKSPSCGSCPVQSLCLAKAMVDRNKLRNGNKLGVNTVKSIPDIECAADKCELCLPENETWDEIDGVQNYPRKPGKKAAREEKTCVCIVCKKSAKEDVQYFLVQRPQKGLLAGLWEFPSVKVEEDDENNDHTVREILRKSCGLRVPLSSQSTSVGNVEHIFSHIHQTYIVQALVVDEGDVDSSQIHMENSRWLTKEEFSSAAVSTAMKKVFRAFESSGTGKKKKSLADPDRNQKSITLFFKKK; encoded by the exons atgCGTATTGTTACGTTTTGGCGCCATTCCGCATTTACTCGGGAACATTACACAACAGGTATGGTGAAGCGCAAACTGAAGGAGATAGTTACGGGAGATGGTTCTGATAAcg GTTTGTTGAAGCCAACAATTCATGACTTTAAAGACGAGGAAAAGAAGGAATTTCAGAAGAGCTTGGTTGCTTGGTTTAGAGAAAATCAAAGAGATCTACCCTGGAGAAAACAGCTGTCGATTCCAGATGTTGATCAAAGGGCATACGCAG TTTGGGTGTCGGAGATCATGTTGCAACAAACACAAGTTGCTACGGTGATTGACTATTACAAGAGATGGATGAAG aaATGGCCAACATTGCAGGACTTGGCGAAAGCATCACTGGAG GAAGTGAATGAAATGTGGGCTGGTCTAGGATACTACAGCAGAGGAAGAAGATTATTAGAAGGAGCGCAAAAG GTTGTGAAAGAATTTGGTGGGAAGATGCCTAAGACAGCTGAGACGTTATTGAAACATTTACCAGGAGTAGGCAGATACACGGCTGGGGCGATCGCCTCCATTGCTTATGGTCAG GCTACTGGAATTGTTGATGGTAATGTTATCAGAGTGTTGTGTAGGATGAGAATCATCGGAGCTTATTCCACCAGTCAGCCGGTTCAGAACAAACTCTG GAGTTTGGCAGATGAGATAGTCGACTCGGATCAGCCTGGTGATTTTAATCAAGGAATGATGGAACTTGGGGCTACAGTGTGTACCCCCAAATCTCCCAGCTGTGGGTCTTGTCCTGTGCAGAGTCTGTGTCTTGCTAAGGCGATG GTAGACCGGAACAAGCTAAGAAATGGTAACAAACTTGGTGTTAATACAGTGAAGTCTATTCCAGATATAGAATGTG CTGCAGATAAATGTGAGTTGTGTTTACCAGAGAACGAAACATGGGATGAAAT AGATGGAGTTCAGAATTATCCCCGAAAACCAGGAAAGAAAGCCGcacgagaagaaaaaacatgTGTTTGCATTGTGTGTAAGAAATCGGCAAAAGAGGATGTGCAGTATTTTTTGGTACAAAGGCCTCAGAAAG GTCTATTGGCTGGTCTTTGGGAATTTCCATCTGTTAAGGtagaggaagacgatgaaaatAATGATCACACCGTACGAGAAATACTCAGGAAGTCCTGTGGATTGCGTGTCCCACTCTCTTCACAATCAACATCCGTCGGCAAT gTGGAGCATATTTTTTCCCACATCCACCAGACGTACATTGTACAGGCGCTGGTTGTAGATGAAGGCGATGTAGACAGTTCACAAATTCACATGGAGAACAGTCGATGGCTGACCAAAGAGGAATTCTCCTCTGCAGCTGTATCTACTGCCATGAAAAAG